From a single Carassius gibelio isolate Cgi1373 ecotype wild population from Czech Republic chromosome A18, carGib1.2-hapl.c, whole genome shotgun sequence genomic region:
- the scamp5b gene encoding secretory carrier-associated membrane protein 5: protein MAENNFPPLPGFIPLKPCFHQDFEEIPDQHRTMCKRLYHLWILYGVTLLVNFLGCMAWMFGGGGVTNFGMSLLWVILFTPCSYVCWFRPIYNAFKTDSSFYFMAFFFVFMAQLCIAIIQAIGIPGWGVCGWLGTISFFGTSVFASIIMLIPTLMFTAVAVVSFVVLTKVHNFYRGSGGSMSKAQEEWVSGSWKNPQGSTPQLSTPDYDNTM, encoded by the exons ATGGCTG AAAACAACTTCCCTCCTCTGCCTGGCTTTATTCCTCTGAAGCCGTGCTTCCACCAGGACTTTGAGGAGATTCCTGACCAGCACCGCACCATGTGCAAGAGACTGTACCATCTGTGGATCC TGTACGGGGTGACGCTGCTGGTGAACTTCTTGGGCTGTATGGCGTGGATGTTTGGAGGTGGAGGAGTGACTAACTTCGGCATGTCTCTCCTCTGGGTTATTCTCTTCACCCCCTGCTCTTACGTCTGCTGGTTCAGACCCATTTACAACGCCTTCAA gacCGACAGCTCGTTCTACTTCATGGCGTTCTTCTTTGTGTTCATGGCACAACTTTGTATTGCTATAATTCAGGCCATTGGTATACCAGGATGGGGTGTTTG CGGCTGGTTGGGCACCATCTCCTTCTTTGGCACGAGTGTCTTTGCCTCCATCATCATGTTGATCCCCACGCTCATGTTCACCGCAGTCGCTGTCGTCTCATTCGTCGTGCTCACAAAG GTTCATAACTTCTATCGTGGCAGTGGCGGCAGCATGAGTAAAGCACAGGAGGAGTGGGTCTCTGGCTCCTGGAAGAACCCTCAGGGATCGACACCACAGCTCTCCACACCCGACTACGACAACACCATGTGA